One stretch of Rattus norvegicus strain BN/NHsdMcwi chromosome 12, GRCr8, whole genome shotgun sequence DNA includes these proteins:
- the Pilrb1l3 gene encoding paired immunoglobulin-like type 2 receptor beta: MALLVSLPEQNLAMAQLLLLLLSAACLHTGNSAGYPKKNVFSVDQPAVLSGVQGGSIEISFSFYFPWELAKVPQMSIAWRWKNYHGEYIYNSTQPFIHEHFKGRLIVNWSQGQTSGVLRILNLKENDKATYFSRVFLPTTEGMKSWQSVAGTQLIIIHAPSTTVVSPSIIPSVVPIAGLEDTRGKRTPSLLNLGAMVRMVVSKVVVIIALYGWVIFLWWKQRSAWSLLSFLTTWKSEEQMQMNTAPAPKEFK, encoded by the exons ATGGCCCTGCTGGTCTCACTTCCTGAACAGAATCTGGCTATGGCTCAGCTTCTCCTTCTTTTGCTGTCGGCAGCATGTCTACACACTG gGAATTCAGCAGGATATCCAAAAAAGAATGTCTTTAGTGTCGACCAACCAGCTGTCCTCTCTGGAGTCCAGGGTGGTTCCATCGAGatctccttctccttctacttcccCTGGGAGTTGGCCAAGGTTCCTCAGATGAGCAtagcctggagatggaaaaactaCCATGGGGAATACATCTACAACTCCACCCAGCCTTTCATTCATGAGCATTTTAAGGGCCGGCTCATCGTGAATTGGTCACAGGGTCAGACATCTGGTGTCCTCAGAATCCTGAACTTGAAGGAGAATGACAAGGCCACATACTTCAGCCGAGTTTTTCTGCCAACAACTGAAGGCATGAAGTCGTGGCAGTCTGTAGCTGGAACCCAACTCATCATCATTCATG CTCCCAGTACTACCGTGGTGAGCCCCTCCATCATCCCCTCTGTAGTCCCCATAGCTGGCCTGGAGGACACAAGGGGCAAGAGGACTCCTTCACTGCTGAATTTGGGAGCCATGGTTAGGATGGTTGTGTCCAAAGTTGTGGTCATCATTGCACTCTATGGATGGGTGATCTTCCTGTGGTGGAAGCAAAG AAGTGCATGGAGCCTGCTGTCCTTTCTGACCACCTGGAAATCAGAGGAGCAAATGCAGATGAACACAGCACCTGCTCCTAAGGAATTCAAGTAG